From one Cucurbita pepo subsp. pepo cultivar mu-cu-16 chromosome LG17, ASM280686v2, whole genome shotgun sequence genomic stretch:
- the LOC111779375 gene encoding uncharacterized protein LOC111779375 isoform X3: MFLQLNLVDGCNICELLAENLKNGGERVLCLLGRGTLPARDQESGDPWRWVKDLNVNHHQLPLLQDDKILLVLHYPMKNSLTSRVIRGEMRSLNTKSNDKYFDDIYILSQLGDMNYDYASEKVVDKACGSYSYNDKLMKKNISMYRGSYFCEVLQEITRDQAFTILPNWRCNSTDEFCTKLGPFISVINSTDGSFNDVGLYMQDVKCKTLGSNKNGFSVSVSAVFRAVLPSENRHAAWRRSALNNMTMVSEGIWNSSSGQLCMVGCVGLVDADKISCDSRICLYIPILFTLEQRRILVGSISSVDDKPLYSPLSFEKLLRPTELWSQFRNSQPFYSYTKIASARAVLEKYEPFGFRTVVKKSLLHYLKWEDTETYELSESLLLEDLTLNVPALGPQASRFHVQMEIISVGSFFVWDSSRLDRANSDREASYHVKPEDTEKKLLVNVSALLALSEQTSSNFSALSVEGIFDPLVRKMYLIGCRDIRSSPSWRVLHETMDLEDGLDCLIEVIVSYPPSAPWFINPSAVISISSQRTEDDPFYFSPIKLETMPIMYRRQRQYILSRKIVEVILQILTLSLANACILSQIFYMNDKRESVPYISLVTLGVQSLGYTLPLVTRAEAHFIQRGSISYNESYDLGNNLWFIVIDYTIKLQVMISLLLTLRLCQKVWKSRIKLLRQAPLEPHRVPSDKSVLIATFLIHLVGYVAVPIVHTSRTAEIRLKSSMIPSRTSGSDILQGWEKGLHEYVGLVQDLFLLPQVIGNLLWQIDCKPLRKFYFIGITLARLLPHIYDFVNPSMDFYSTFGDVAIPLIAFILAVIVYVQQQLNYEKLSRALIVGRVRLLPRASKMYQRSPSKSL; the protein is encoded by the exons ATGTTCCTTCAGCTCAATCTTGTTGATGGGTGCAACATTTGCGAGCTTCTAGCTGAGAATCTG AAGAATGGTGGTGAAAGAGTGCTGTGTTTGTTGGGTCGTGGGACGTTACCTGCTCGTGATCAGGAATCGGGTGATCCGTGGCGTTGGGTGAAAGATTTGAATGTGAATCATCACCAGCTGCCACTTCTCCAAGATGATAAAATTCTACTTGTTTTGCACTATCCGATGAAGAATTCGCTGACAAGTCGGGTAATCCGAGGGGAAATGAGAAGTTTAAACACGAAGTCGAACGATAAGTACTTCGACGACATTTACATTTTGTCTCAACTTGGAGATATGAACTATGATTATGCATCTGAGAAAGTTGTGGACAAAGCATGTGGTTCATACTCTTACAATGATAAgttaatgaagaaaaacattagTATGTATAGAGGTTCTTATTTTTGTGAGGTTTTACAAGAAATAACGAGGGATCAAGCTTTCACAATCCTCCCAAATTGGAGATGCAACTCTACAGATGAGTTTTGTACGAAACTTGGTCCATTTATATCAGTGATCAATAGTACAGATGGAAGTTTTAACGATGTGGGACTTTATATGCAAGATGTGAAGTGTAAGACGCTTGGTTCGAACAAAAATGGCTTTTCTGTTAGTGTTTCGGCTGTCTTTCGGGCTGTTTTGCCGTCGGAGAATCGCCACGCTGCTTGGAGAAGATCTGCACTTAATAATATGACTATGGTCTCTGAGGGAATTTGGAACTCTTCAAGTGGGCAGCTTTGTATGGTTGGTTGTGTTGGACTTGTTGATGCTGATAAGATTTCGTGTGACTCGAGGATCTGCCTGTATATACCTATCTTGTTTACACTCGAACAACGAAGGATTCTTGTCGGTTCGATTTCAAGCGTCGATGATAAGCCATTATACTCCCCTTTGTCATTTGAAAAGTTATTAAGACCTACAGAGCTGTGGAGTCAGTTTAGGAACTCCCAACCATTTTatagctatacaaaaattgcTTCAGCTCGTGCTGTGCTTGAGAAATATGAGCCTTTCGGCTTTCGAACCGTCGTAAAGAAGTCATTGCTGCATTATCTCAAATGGGAAGACACAGAAACATATGAGCTCAGTGAGTCTCTTCTCTTAGAAGATCTCACCCTTAATGTACCTGCACTTGGTCCTCAAGCTTCCAGATTTCATGTTCAAATGGAAATTATCTCTGTTGGTTCGTTTTTCGTATGGGACTCGTCAAGGTTAGACAGAGCAAACTCAGACAGGGAAGCTTCATATCATGTTAAGCCTGAAGACACTGAAAAGAAGCTGCTTGTTAATGTGTCTGCACTACTGGCACTCTCTGAACAGACAAGTAGCAACTTTTCTGCACTTTCCGTGGAGGGCATTTTCGATCCGCTCGTTAGAAAAATGTATCTAATTGGCTGCAGAGACATTCGTTCGTCCCCATCCTGGAGAGTTTTACACGAGACCATGGATCTTGAAGATGGCTTGGATTGTCTCATTGAAGTGATTGTGTCTTATCCTCCTTCAGCTCCATGGTTTATCAATCCATCTGCAGTGATTTCCATTTCTAGCCAACGGACAGAAGATGACCCTTTCTATTTCAGCCCAATAAAACTCGAAACGATGCCGATCATGTATAGGAGGCAGCGACAATATATTCTTTCTCGTAAGATCGTCGAGGTTATACTCCAGATATTGACACTTTCCTTGGCTAATGCTTGCATCTTGAgccaaatattttatatgaatgaTAAGAGGGAGTCTGTTCCATACATATCTCTTGTTACTTTGGGAGTTCAGTCCCTTGGTTATACTCTTCCACTGGTCACTCGTGCTGAAGCTCACTTCATTCAACGAGGTTCCATATCTTACAACGAGTCGTACGATCTCGGAAATAACCTCTGGTTCATTGTGATTGATTACACAATAAAGCTTCAAGTTATGATCTCACTTCTATTGACTTTGAGGCTTTGCCAGAAGGTTTGGAAATCTAGGATCAAGTTACTACGACAAGCTCCTCTTGAACCGCATCGTGTCCCGAGTGATAAGTCGGTGCTTATTGCAACCTTCTTGATACATCTCGTCGGGTACGTTGCTGTTCCCATTGTTCATACTTCAAGGACAGCTGAAATCCGATTAAAGAGTTCCATGATTCCTAGCAGAACTTCAGGTTCGGACATCCTGCAGGGATGGGAAAAAGGCCTACACGAATATGTAGGTCTGGTTCAAGATTTGTTCTTACTTCCTCAAGTCATTGGCAACTTGTTATGGCAAATTGATTGCAAACCTCTTAGGAAGTTCTATTTCATTGGAATCACATTGGCCAGACTTCTCCCACACATCTATGACTTTGTGAATCCAAGCATGGATTTCTACTCTACATTTGGGGATGTTGCCATTCCTTTGATTGCGTTCATCCTTGCTGTCATCGTCTACGTTCAGCAGCAATTGAACTACGAGAAACTCAGTCGGGCTCTCATCGTCGGGCGGGTTAGGCTTCTTCCAAGAGCTTCCAAAATGTATCAAAGGTCGCCTTCCAAGTCACTATGA
- the LOC111779375 gene encoding uncharacterized protein LOC111779375 isoform X2, which translates to MFLQLNLVDGCNICELLAENLFWPGRSELTLSFQGIYTESKKNGGERVLCLLGRGTLPARDQESGDPWRWVKDLNVNHHQLPLLQDDKILLVLHYPMKNSLTSRVIRGEMRSLNTKSNDKYFDDIYILSQLGDMNYDYASEKVVDKACGSYSYNDKLMKKNISMYRGSYFCEVLQEITRDQAFTILPNWRCNSTDEFCTKLGPFISVINSTDGSFNDVGLYMQDVKCKTLGSNKNGFSVSVSAVFRAVLPSENRHAAWRRSALNNMTMVSEGIWNSSSGQLCMVGCVGLVDADKISCDSRICLYIPILFTLEQRRILVGSISSVDDKPLYSPLSFEKLLRPTELWSQFRNSQPFYSYTKIASARAVLEKYEPFGFRTVVKKSLLHYLKWEDTETYELSESLLLEDLTLNVPALGPQASRFHVQMEIISVGSFFVWDSSRLDRANSDREASYHVKPEDTEKKLLVNVSALLALSEQTSSNFSALSVEGIFDPLVRKMYLIGCRDIRSSPSWRVLHETMDLEDGLDCLIEVIVSYPPSAPWFINPSAVISISSQRTEDDPFYFSPIKLETMPIMYRRQRQYILSRKIVEVILQILTLSLANACILSQIFYMNDKRESVPYISLVTLGVQSLGYTLPLVTRAEAHFIQRGSISYNESYDLGNNLWFIVIDYTIKLQVMISLLLTLRLCQKVWKSRIKLLRQAPLEPHRVPSDKSVLIATFLIHLVGYVAVPIVHTSRTAEIRLKSSMIPSRTSGSDILQGWEKGLHEYVGLVQDLFLLPQVIGNLLWQIDCKPLRKFYFIGITLARLLPHIYDFVNPSMDFYSTFGDVAIPLIAFILAVIVYVQQQLNYEKLSRALIVGRVRLLPRASKMYQRSPSKSL; encoded by the exons ATGTTCCTTCAGCTCAATCTTGTTGATGGGTGCAACATTTGCGAGCTTCTAGCTGAGAATCTG TTTTGGCCTGGCCGTTCTGAGCTGACCCTTTCTTTTCAAGGAATCTATACTGAATCCAAGAAGAATGGTGGTGAAAGAGTGCTGTGTTTGTTGGGTCGTGGGACGTTACCTGCTCGTGATCAGGAATCGGGTGATCCGTGGCGTTGGGTGAAAGATTTGAATGTGAATCATCACCAGCTGCCACTTCTCCAAGATGATAAAATTCTACTTGTTTTGCACTATCCGATGAAGAATTCGCTGACAAGTCGGGTAATCCGAGGGGAAATGAGAAGTTTAAACACGAAGTCGAACGATAAGTACTTCGACGACATTTACATTTTGTCTCAACTTGGAGATATGAACTATGATTATGCATCTGAGAAAGTTGTGGACAAAGCATGTGGTTCATACTCTTACAATGATAAgttaatgaagaaaaacattagTATGTATAGAGGTTCTTATTTTTGTGAGGTTTTACAAGAAATAACGAGGGATCAAGCTTTCACAATCCTCCCAAATTGGAGATGCAACTCTACAGATGAGTTTTGTACGAAACTTGGTCCATTTATATCAGTGATCAATAGTACAGATGGAAGTTTTAACGATGTGGGACTTTATATGCAAGATGTGAAGTGTAAGACGCTTGGTTCGAACAAAAATGGCTTTTCTGTTAGTGTTTCGGCTGTCTTTCGGGCTGTTTTGCCGTCGGAGAATCGCCACGCTGCTTGGAGAAGATCTGCACTTAATAATATGACTATGGTCTCTGAGGGAATTTGGAACTCTTCAAGTGGGCAGCTTTGTATGGTTGGTTGTGTTGGACTTGTTGATGCTGATAAGATTTCGTGTGACTCGAGGATCTGCCTGTATATACCTATCTTGTTTACACTCGAACAACGAAGGATTCTTGTCGGTTCGATTTCAAGCGTCGATGATAAGCCATTATACTCCCCTTTGTCATTTGAAAAGTTATTAAGACCTACAGAGCTGTGGAGTCAGTTTAGGAACTCCCAACCATTTTatagctatacaaaaattgcTTCAGCTCGTGCTGTGCTTGAGAAATATGAGCCTTTCGGCTTTCGAACCGTCGTAAAGAAGTCATTGCTGCATTATCTCAAATGGGAAGACACAGAAACATATGAGCTCAGTGAGTCTCTTCTCTTAGAAGATCTCACCCTTAATGTACCTGCACTTGGTCCTCAAGCTTCCAGATTTCATGTTCAAATGGAAATTATCTCTGTTGGTTCGTTTTTCGTATGGGACTCGTCAAGGTTAGACAGAGCAAACTCAGACAGGGAAGCTTCATATCATGTTAAGCCTGAAGACACTGAAAAGAAGCTGCTTGTTAATGTGTCTGCACTACTGGCACTCTCTGAACAGACAAGTAGCAACTTTTCTGCACTTTCCGTGGAGGGCATTTTCGATCCGCTCGTTAGAAAAATGTATCTAATTGGCTGCAGAGACATTCGTTCGTCCCCATCCTGGAGAGTTTTACACGAGACCATGGATCTTGAAGATGGCTTGGATTGTCTCATTGAAGTGATTGTGTCTTATCCTCCTTCAGCTCCATGGTTTATCAATCCATCTGCAGTGATTTCCATTTCTAGCCAACGGACAGAAGATGACCCTTTCTATTTCAGCCCAATAAAACTCGAAACGATGCCGATCATGTATAGGAGGCAGCGACAATATATTCTTTCTCGTAAGATCGTCGAGGTTATACTCCAGATATTGACACTTTCCTTGGCTAATGCTTGCATCTTGAgccaaatattttatatgaatgaTAAGAGGGAGTCTGTTCCATACATATCTCTTGTTACTTTGGGAGTTCAGTCCCTTGGTTATACTCTTCCACTGGTCACTCGTGCTGAAGCTCACTTCATTCAACGAGGTTCCATATCTTACAACGAGTCGTACGATCTCGGAAATAACCTCTGGTTCATTGTGATTGATTACACAATAAAGCTTCAAGTTATGATCTCACTTCTATTGACTTTGAGGCTTTGCCAGAAGGTTTGGAAATCTAGGATCAAGTTACTACGACAAGCTCCTCTTGAACCGCATCGTGTCCCGAGTGATAAGTCGGTGCTTATTGCAACCTTCTTGATACATCTCGTCGGGTACGTTGCTGTTCCCATTGTTCATACTTCAAGGACAGCTGAAATCCGATTAAAGAGTTCCATGATTCCTAGCAGAACTTCAGGTTCGGACATCCTGCAGGGATGGGAAAAAGGCCTACACGAATATGTAGGTCTGGTTCAAGATTTGTTCTTACTTCCTCAAGTCATTGGCAACTTGTTATGGCAAATTGATTGCAAACCTCTTAGGAAGTTCTATTTCATTGGAATCACATTGGCCAGACTTCTCCCACACATCTATGACTTTGTGAATCCAAGCATGGATTTCTACTCTACATTTGGGGATGTTGCCATTCCTTTGATTGCGTTCATCCTTGCTGTCATCGTCTACGTTCAGCAGCAATTGAACTACGAGAAACTCAGTCGGGCTCTCATCGTCGGGCGGGTTAGGCTTCTTCCAAGAGCTTCCAAAATGTATCAAAGGTCGCCTTCCAAGTCACTATGA
- the LOC111779375 gene encoding uncharacterized protein LOC111779375 isoform X1 produces MKEQLQFVNGDWWQDEGKYPLLPFKNRCRVFSVNRFYSNPNFIPLKLISFWVTDIDLVHQTKRAVSLSGLVSMGITMDTSFEYCSSQHPNFQFWPGRSELTLSFQGIYTESKKNGGERVLCLLGRGTLPARDQESGDPWRWVKDLNVNHHQLPLLQDDKILLVLHYPMKNSLTSRVIRGEMRSLNTKSNDKYFDDIYILSQLGDMNYDYASEKVVDKACGSYSYNDKLMKKNISMYRGSYFCEVLQEITRDQAFTILPNWRCNSTDEFCTKLGPFISVINSTDGSFNDVGLYMQDVKCKTLGSNKNGFSVSVSAVFRAVLPSENRHAAWRRSALNNMTMVSEGIWNSSSGQLCMVGCVGLVDADKISCDSRICLYIPILFTLEQRRILVGSISSVDDKPLYSPLSFEKLLRPTELWSQFRNSQPFYSYTKIASARAVLEKYEPFGFRTVVKKSLLHYLKWEDTETYELSESLLLEDLTLNVPALGPQASRFHVQMEIISVGSFFVWDSSRLDRANSDREASYHVKPEDTEKKLLVNVSALLALSEQTSSNFSALSVEGIFDPLVRKMYLIGCRDIRSSPSWRVLHETMDLEDGLDCLIEVIVSYPPSAPWFINPSAVISISSQRTEDDPFYFSPIKLETMPIMYRRQRQYILSRKIVEVILQILTLSLANACILSQIFYMNDKRESVPYISLVTLGVQSLGYTLPLVTRAEAHFIQRGSISYNESYDLGNNLWFIVIDYTIKLQVMISLLLTLRLCQKVWKSRIKLLRQAPLEPHRVPSDKSVLIATFLIHLVGYVAVPIVHTSRTAEIRLKSSMIPSRTSGSDILQGWEKGLHEYVGLVQDLFLLPQVIGNLLWQIDCKPLRKFYFIGITLARLLPHIYDFVNPSMDFYSTFGDVAIPLIAFILAVIVYVQQQLNYEKLSRALIVGRVRLLPRASKMYQRSPSKSL; encoded by the coding sequence ATGAAGGAACAGCTTCAATTTGTGAATGGGGATTGGTGGCAAGATGAGGGAAAGTATCCTTTACTGCCTTTTAAGAATCGGTGTCGTGTGTTTTCTGTAAACAGGTTCTATagtaaccctaattttatccCTTTGAAATTGATTTCGTTTTGGGTCACTGACATTGATCTTGTTCATCAAACTAAACGGGCTGTTAGTTTAAGTGGGTTAGTGTCAATGGGCATAACAATGGATACTTCTTTTGAATACTGTTCCTCTCAACATCCTAATTTTCAGTTTTGGCCTGGCCGTTCTGAGCTGACCCTTTCTTTTCAAGGAATCTATACTGAATCCAAGAAGAATGGTGGTGAAAGAGTGCTGTGTTTGTTGGGTCGTGGGACGTTACCTGCTCGTGATCAGGAATCGGGTGATCCGTGGCGTTGGGTGAAAGATTTGAATGTGAATCATCACCAGCTGCCACTTCTCCAAGATGATAAAATTCTACTTGTTTTGCACTATCCGATGAAGAATTCGCTGACAAGTCGGGTAATCCGAGGGGAAATGAGAAGTTTAAACACGAAGTCGAACGATAAGTACTTCGACGACATTTACATTTTGTCTCAACTTGGAGATATGAACTATGATTATGCATCTGAGAAAGTTGTGGACAAAGCATGTGGTTCATACTCTTACAATGATAAgttaatgaagaaaaacattagTATGTATAGAGGTTCTTATTTTTGTGAGGTTTTACAAGAAATAACGAGGGATCAAGCTTTCACAATCCTCCCAAATTGGAGATGCAACTCTACAGATGAGTTTTGTACGAAACTTGGTCCATTTATATCAGTGATCAATAGTACAGATGGAAGTTTTAACGATGTGGGACTTTATATGCAAGATGTGAAGTGTAAGACGCTTGGTTCGAACAAAAATGGCTTTTCTGTTAGTGTTTCGGCTGTCTTTCGGGCTGTTTTGCCGTCGGAGAATCGCCACGCTGCTTGGAGAAGATCTGCACTTAATAATATGACTATGGTCTCTGAGGGAATTTGGAACTCTTCAAGTGGGCAGCTTTGTATGGTTGGTTGTGTTGGACTTGTTGATGCTGATAAGATTTCGTGTGACTCGAGGATCTGCCTGTATATACCTATCTTGTTTACACTCGAACAACGAAGGATTCTTGTCGGTTCGATTTCAAGCGTCGATGATAAGCCATTATACTCCCCTTTGTCATTTGAAAAGTTATTAAGACCTACAGAGCTGTGGAGTCAGTTTAGGAACTCCCAACCATTTTatagctatacaaaaattgcTTCAGCTCGTGCTGTGCTTGAGAAATATGAGCCTTTCGGCTTTCGAACCGTCGTAAAGAAGTCATTGCTGCATTATCTCAAATGGGAAGACACAGAAACATATGAGCTCAGTGAGTCTCTTCTCTTAGAAGATCTCACCCTTAATGTACCTGCACTTGGTCCTCAAGCTTCCAGATTTCATGTTCAAATGGAAATTATCTCTGTTGGTTCGTTTTTCGTATGGGACTCGTCAAGGTTAGACAGAGCAAACTCAGACAGGGAAGCTTCATATCATGTTAAGCCTGAAGACACTGAAAAGAAGCTGCTTGTTAATGTGTCTGCACTACTGGCACTCTCTGAACAGACAAGTAGCAACTTTTCTGCACTTTCCGTGGAGGGCATTTTCGATCCGCTCGTTAGAAAAATGTATCTAATTGGCTGCAGAGACATTCGTTCGTCCCCATCCTGGAGAGTTTTACACGAGACCATGGATCTTGAAGATGGCTTGGATTGTCTCATTGAAGTGATTGTGTCTTATCCTCCTTCAGCTCCATGGTTTATCAATCCATCTGCAGTGATTTCCATTTCTAGCCAACGGACAGAAGATGACCCTTTCTATTTCAGCCCAATAAAACTCGAAACGATGCCGATCATGTATAGGAGGCAGCGACAATATATTCTTTCTCGTAAGATCGTCGAGGTTATACTCCAGATATTGACACTTTCCTTGGCTAATGCTTGCATCTTGAgccaaatattttatatgaatgaTAAGAGGGAGTCTGTTCCATACATATCTCTTGTTACTTTGGGAGTTCAGTCCCTTGGTTATACTCTTCCACTGGTCACTCGTGCTGAAGCTCACTTCATTCAACGAGGTTCCATATCTTACAACGAGTCGTACGATCTCGGAAATAACCTCTGGTTCATTGTGATTGATTACACAATAAAGCTTCAAGTTATGATCTCACTTCTATTGACTTTGAGGCTTTGCCAGAAGGTTTGGAAATCTAGGATCAAGTTACTACGACAAGCTCCTCTTGAACCGCATCGTGTCCCGAGTGATAAGTCGGTGCTTATTGCAACCTTCTTGATACATCTCGTCGGGTACGTTGCTGTTCCCATTGTTCATACTTCAAGGACAGCTGAAATCCGATTAAAGAGTTCCATGATTCCTAGCAGAACTTCAGGTTCGGACATCCTGCAGGGATGGGAAAAAGGCCTACACGAATATGTAGGTCTGGTTCAAGATTTGTTCTTACTTCCTCAAGTCATTGGCAACTTGTTATGGCAAATTGATTGCAAACCTCTTAGGAAGTTCTATTTCATTGGAATCACATTGGCCAGACTTCTCCCACACATCTATGACTTTGTGAATCCAAGCATGGATTTCTACTCTACATTTGGGGATGTTGCCATTCCTTTGATTGCGTTCATCCTTGCTGTCATCGTCTACGTTCAGCAGCAATTGAACTACGAGAAACTCAGTCGGGCTCTCATCGTCGGGCGGGTTAGGCTTCTTCCAAGAGCTTCCAAAATGTATCAAAGGTCGCCTTCCAAGTCACTATGA